Proteins from a genomic interval of Nautilia sp. PV-1:
- the hcp gene encoding hydroxylamine reductase — translation MFGLFGKKEETKNNACDLQFLCWQCEMSAPGGCGSHGESKGVCGKTSTKSRLQDLMIYGLKGLSAYREHARELIDMNNPDERQILTEIDDVNSETLYFTLTNVNFNFDEHIAQLMKVGQAGVKVMDLLSEAHTKALGIPAPVEVTQNKAEGKGILVSGHNLDMLEKLLKRIEERGLSDKINVYTHSEMLPAHGYPHLKKFKNLKGNIGKAWFDQTDIFSKWNGTCVVNTNCIVPPEKSKKVQNYIDRLYTYKIVGIEGAKKIENDNFDPLIDQTLELPDITGFDSDEKLVTGHHYKTVLDAFGAKILDAIKEGKLKRVWVIAGCDAPGKKRDYFRELALAVPKDHIIITSSCGKFRFNDIDFGTVPGTDIPRYIDLGQCNDSNGAVHIALAVANALGVEDVNDLPVSIALLWMEQKAIIILLALLSLGIKDILIGPNAPQFADEAIVNFLVENFNFGVISGDIHKDFGKELAS, via the coding sequence ATGTTCGGTTTATTCGGAAAAAAAGAAGAAACAAAAAATAACGCTTGTGATCTGCAGTTTTTATGCTGGCAGTGTGAAATGAGTGCACCAGGCGGATGTGGAAGCCATGGTGAAAGCAAAGGTGTTTGCGGTAAAACATCTACAAAATCAAGACTTCAGGATTTAATGATATACGGTCTTAAAGGTCTCAGTGCATACAGAGAGCATGCAAGAGAGCTTATTGATATGAACAACCCTGATGAAAGACAAATATTAACTGAAATTGACGATGTAAACTCTGAAACGTTATATTTCACACTTACAAACGTAAACTTCAACTTTGACGAGCATATCGCTCAGCTTATGAAAGTTGGACAAGCCGGTGTAAAAGTTATGGATTTATTAAGCGAAGCACATACAAAAGCACTTGGAATCCCGGCACCTGTAGAAGTTACTCAAAACAAAGCGGAAGGTAAAGGAATCCTTGTTTCAGGACATAACCTTGATATGCTTGAAAAACTTCTAAAAAGAATAGAAGAAAGAGGACTGAGCGATAAAATCAACGTATATACTCACTCAGAAATGCTACCTGCACACGGTTATCCTCATCTTAAAAAATTCAAAAACCTAAAAGGTAACATCGGTAAAGCTTGGTTCGACCAGACTGATATTTTCAGCAAATGGAACGGAACATGTGTAGTAAACACTAACTGTATCGTACCGCCTGAAAAATCTAAAAAAGTACAAAACTATATCGACAGACTTTATACATATAAAATCGTAGGTATCGAAGGTGCTAAAAAAATAGAAAACGACAACTTTGATCCGCTAATCGATCAGACTTTAGAACTGCCTGATATTACAGGATTCGACAGTGATGAAAAACTTGTAACAGGACATCACTACAAAACAGTTCTTGACGCATTCGGAGCAAAAATCCTTGATGCGATTAAAGAAGGTAAACTAAAAAGAGTATGGGTTATTGCAGGATGTGACGCACCTGGTAAAAAAAGAGACTATTTCAGAGAGTTAGCTCTTGCAGTACCTAAAGATCATATCATTATCACATCAAGCTGTGGTAAATTTAGATTCAACGACATCGATTTCGGAACAGTACCTGGTACTGACATTCCAAGATATATCGACCTTGGTCAGTGTAACGACAGTAACGGTGCAGTTCATATCGCACTTGCGGTTGCTAACGCTTTAGGTGTAGAAGACGTAAATGATCTTCCGGTATCAATCGCGCTTCTATGGATGGAGCAAAAAGCTATTATTATTCTTTTAGCATTATTAAGCCTTGGAATAAAAGATATTTTAATCGGGCCAAACGCTCCTCAATTTGCCGACGAAGCTATCGTTAACTTCTTAGTTGAAAACTTTAACTTCGGTGTAATCAGCGGTGATATTCACAAAGATTTCGGTAAAGAACTTGCTTCTTAA
- a CDS encoding chloride channel protein, which yields MKKIIKLFKAPLSKFALLRDFLLASILTGFLSGIFVVIYDLLAKIISRILYKGDPISTIPNLPVWYVFIIPIISILIVNFIISFDKSVKEYGVSEIAEIVSEEKEMITIKNLFLKIIASAISIGSGFSMGNEGPSAAIGAMIAYKIHHLLKFPANLIKPLISVGASSGIAAIFVSPITGIAFAIESIAYNFVKSYISFIIVGSLSAFTISVKYLDSFTFVYSAGRIIDDRYIYLTAAFIPFITFFIYLYLTLQDKILYVLNLKLFNRFGKFKDIIFAIIGGSVIALILIISPYAGFTGHNIVTLLINSEKTIPILFIVELLLLRIFATSFSIYSNAIGGMFVPLMSIGALVGYLFGEIVFKMHIEIEPFYFAAIGAAVFMGVLMKLPLTSIVLALEITNDYNVVVATGVSVAIISYLTRLNFNIKKFNTININFSDLKIH from the coding sequence ATGAAAAAAATCATAAAACTTTTTAAAGCGCCTTTAAGTAAGTTCGCCCTTTTAAGAGATTTTTTATTAGCATCAATCTTAACCGGATTTTTAAGCGGTATTTTTGTCGTTATATATGATCTCCTTGCAAAAATAATATCAAGAATACTTTATAAAGGCGATCCAATATCCACTATTCCTAATCTGCCGGTATGGTATGTTTTTATAATTCCTATTATATCCATTTTAATCGTAAATTTTATAATCTCTTTTGACAAAAGCGTTAAAGAATACGGGGTAAGCGAAATAGCGGAAATCGTAAGCGAAGAAAAAGAAATGATCACCATTAAAAATCTTTTTTTAAAGATTATAGCTTCAGCCATTTCAATCGGAAGCGGGTTTTCAATGGGTAACGAAGGTCCTTCAGCCGCTATAGGAGCTATGATCGCTTATAAAATCCACCATTTGTTAAAATTTCCCGCAAACCTTATAAAACCTCTAATAAGCGTAGGAGCCAGCAGCGGTATTGCAGCAATTTTCGTATCTCCTATCACAGGCATAGCGTTTGCAATAGAAAGTATTGCATATAACTTTGTAAAAAGCTACATTTCTTTTATTATTGTCGGAAGCCTGAGCGCTTTTACCATTTCCGTAAAATATCTTGATTCTTTTACTTTTGTCTATTCGGCCGGAAGAATAATAGACGACAGGTATATATATCTGACCGCGGCGTTTATTCCTTTTATAACATTTTTTATTTATCTGTATTTGACTCTTCAGGATAAAATCCTATATGTTTTAAATTTAAAACTTTTTAACAGATTCGGCAAATTCAAAGATATCATATTCGCAATAATTGGAGGAAGCGTAATAGCTTTGATTCTGATAATAAGTCCTTACGCTGGCTTTACAGGCCATAATATTGTTACACTTCTTATAAACAGTGAAAAAACGATTCCTATTCTATTTATCGTTGAACTGCTTTTGTTAAGAATTTTCGCCACATCTTTTTCAATATATTCAAACGCGATAGGAGGTATGTTCGTTCCTTTGATGAGTATCGGGGCTTTGGTCGGATATCTGTTTGGAGAAATAGTTTTTAAAATGCATATAGAAATAGAACCTTTCTATTTTGCCGCGATTGGAGCAGCCGTTTTTATGGGAGTGCTTATGAAACTTCCTTTAACTTCCATTGTTTTAGCCCTTGAAATCACAAACGATTACAATGTCGTTGTCGCAACAGGTGTAAGCGTTGCCATAATTTCTTATCTAACAAGATTAAATTTCAATATCAAAAAATTCAACACAATTAATATAAATTTCTCTGATCTTAAGATTCATTGA
- a CDS encoding bacteriohemerythrin: MLIEKVNPVAFEPMNEIHNRELHYVNSLYDAIINGKDIEKAYEEFLNDVKEHFAFEEKLMEKYNFFAIVPHKMEHARILNELTELKSRLNDTEYLKDYLTKAFIPWLENHINTIDTVTAGFFKMINATM; the protein is encoded by the coding sequence ATGCTCATAGAAAAAGTAAATCCGGTTGCATTTGAACCGATGAACGAAATACACAACAGGGAACTTCACTATGTAAACAGTTTATATGACGCTATCATAAACGGAAAAGACATAGAAAAAGCATATGAAGAATTTTTAAATGACGTAAAAGAACATTTTGCTTTTGAAGAAAAACTTATGGAAAAATACAATTTTTTTGCAATTGTTCCTCATAAAATGGAGCATGCCAGAATATTAAACGAACTTACAGAACTTAAAAGCAGACTAAATGACACTGAATATCTTAAAGATTATTTAACAAAGGCGTTTATACCTTGGCTGGAAAATCATATTAATACAATTGATACGGTTACGGCAGGGTTTTTCAAAATGATAAACGCTACCATGTAA
- the rgy gene encoding reverse gyrase, with translation MINMIYKKSCPRCGGDISSYNLEAGVFCDKCMQDLQTDNIADIENCDIMKNYELFCKARLEFKEFELFFKNKTGNILNPIQRMWAKRFFLGSSFVLLAPTGIGKTTFGLLLSAFVNKSYIMFPTKLLVKQALNKYKEWGINALAYTGKKEEKEKIKKGEYDILVTTTQFMYKNRAIINKKFNLIFVDDVDSILKSGKKINDILLLLGFDEKTLEKTLALIKEKKYDEIKKLNKKSIYGNLIVSSATANPKSKRVLLFKYLLGFEISRPSFNLRNIEDLYEEECSWEKSAKWIKKLGRGGLVFLPGSETKEKLNDYIKYLQEHDIKVYSYEEFEEHLEEFKEGRCCFAGFASYRNPLARGLDLPEHIRYTLFTGVPKMVFDLSETNYRALYFIMIELLSVLAESGISDVDLEKIKYALEYLKRYVFIIKPSGSAEEKIAKITEQLRGLIQKYDSLIKNSKEINFDGEKIIIADVTGYIQASGRSSRFYKGHLTKGFSLVLIDSQKAFYSLQKKLKWFGNIEFKNIKNVNLKQLINEVDESRKENFKTAFNTAFVIVESPTKAKTISGFFGNPSKRIINNTAVYEVLLENRVLLIAASIGHDFDLVKDEGVWGVKDFVPIYEIIENKEEILKAFRITSFEAAEIYVATDPDREGEKIALDLTLSNKPYNKNIKRMEFHEITKTAFYKTLNNPRNINLNFVKAQLLRRIADRWIGFKISLYLQKLLKNSRLSAGRVQTPVLKWICDRTEELKEKFFTVRITVDNINIDFDFDKKEEAEKFLISLGEKIEIKKISSQKDKLFERPFNTSSLLKEASQKLKFSPQTTMRLAQDLFEKGFITYHRTDSHRISDLGISIAKSYISDNFGIEFFKPRSFENIGAHEAIRTTASMDMNDLRVFILQKGIELSDRHLKLYDLIFRKFIASQMKETTVLKETFLIVTQQKEFITQILEDGFNLVYPIKTVKFTEGEKEIDKTLLNKPKVKPYTYAEIIEEMKTKGIGRPSTYAVIIEKLLERKYITEKKGYIFSTRLGFRVIKEIFESEYQEFVDEKFTAALEASMDEIEKGEKSYEEEIKKIFSLLF, from the coding sequence ATGATAAATATGATTTATAAAAAAAGCTGTCCGAGATGCGGAGGGGATATTTCGTCATATAATCTTGAGGCGGGAGTTTTTTGCGACAAATGTATGCAAGATTTACAAACCGACAATATAGCTGACATTGAAAACTGTGATATTATGAAAAATTATGAGCTTTTTTGTAAAGCAAGGCTTGAATTTAAAGAATTTGAGCTGTTTTTTAAAAATAAAACAGGCAATATATTAAATCCTATTCAGCGGATGTGGGCAAAAAGATTTTTTCTAGGCAGTTCTTTTGTTCTGCTGGCGCCTACAGGAATAGGCAAAACAACATTCGGACTGCTTTTAAGCGCGTTTGTTAATAAATCATACATAATGTTCCCAACTAAACTGCTGGTTAAACAGGCTTTAAATAAATATAAAGAATGGGGAATAAACGCACTAGCATATACCGGTAAAAAAGAAGAAAAAGAAAAAATTAAAAAAGGCGAATACGATATACTGGTAACTACTACGCAGTTTATGTATAAAAACAGAGCTATTATAAATAAAAAATTTAATTTGATATTTGTAGACGATGTGGATTCTATTTTAAAAAGCGGAAAAAAAATTAACGACATACTGCTTTTGTTAGGCTTTGATGAAAAAACATTGGAAAAAACACTTGCATTAATAAAAGAAAAAAAATACGATGAAATTAAAAAATTAAATAAAAAAAGCATTTACGGAAACCTTATCGTATCATCGGCCACGGCTAATCCAAAATCAAAAAGAGTTCTTCTGTTTAAATATCTTCTCGGATTTGAAATAAGCAGACCTTCTTTTAATTTAAGAAATATCGAGGATTTGTACGAAGAAGAATGTTCATGGGAAAAATCTGCAAAATGGATAAAAAAACTTGGCAGAGGCGGTTTGGTGTTTTTGCCGGGAAGCGAAACAAAAGAAAAACTTAATGATTATATAAAATACCTGCAGGAGCATGATATAAAAGTATATTCATATGAAGAATTTGAAGAACATTTGGAAGAGTTTAAAGAGGGCAGATGCTGTTTTGCAGGATTTGCCAGTTACAGGAATCCTCTGGCCAGAGGTCTGGATCTGCCGGAACACATAAGATATACTTTATTTACAGGTGTGCCTAAGATGGTGTTTGATTTAAGCGAGACAAATTACAGGGCTTTATATTTTATAATGATTGAATTGCTTTCTGTATTGGCTGAGAGCGGAATATCAGATGTAGATTTGGAAAAAATAAAATATGCGCTTGAATATCTGAAAAGGTATGTGTTTATAATTAAACCTTCAGGATCTGCAGAAGAAAAAATAGCCAAAATAACTGAACAGTTAAGGGGACTTATACAAAAATACGACAGTTTGATAAAAAACTCTAAAGAAATTAATTTTGACGGAGAAAAAATAATAATAGCCGATGTTACAGGGTATATTCAGGCCAGCGGCAGAAGCAGCAGGTTTTATAAAGGACATTTGACTAAAGGGTTCAGTCTGGTACTTATTGACAGCCAAAAAGCGTTTTATTCTCTTCAGAAAAAACTAAAATGGTTTGGAAATATAGAGTTTAAAAATATTAAAAATGTTAATCTAAAACAGTTAATAAATGAAGTGGACGAAAGCAGAAAAGAGAACTTTAAAACAGCTTTTAACACTGCTTTTGTGATAGTTGAATCGCCTACAAAAGCCAAAACAATAAGCGGGTTTTTCGGCAATCCTTCAAAAAGGATAATAAATAATACCGCAGTATACGAAGTTTTGCTGGAAAACAGGGTTTTGCTTATAGCTGCAAGCATAGGGCACGATTTTGATTTGGTTAAAGACGAAGGAGTATGGGGTGTTAAAGATTTTGTCCCTATATATGAAATTATAGAAAATAAAGAAGAGATTTTAAAAGCATTTAGAATAACTTCTTTTGAAGCTGCAGAGATATATGTCGCAACCGATCCTGACAGAGAAGGGGAAAAGATAGCTCTGGATTTGACGCTTAGTAACAAACCGTATAATAAAAACATAAAAAGAATGGAATTTCACGAAATAACCAAAACGGCTTTTTACAAAACTTTAAATAATCCAAGAAATATAAACTTAAATTTTGTAAAAGCCCAGCTTTTAAGAAGAATAGCAGACAGATGGATAGGTTTTAAAATTTCGCTTTATTTACAAAAACTGCTTAAAAACAGCCGTTTATCCGCAGGAAGGGTTCAGACTCCGGTGTTAAAATGGATATGCGACAGAACGGAAGAGCTTAAAGAAAAATTTTTTACCGTAAGAATAACTGTTGATAATATAAACATAGATTTTGATTTTGACAAAAAAGAAGAAGCGGAAAAGTTTCTGATTTCTTTAGGAGAAAAAATAGAAATTAAAAAAATATCGTCGCAAAAAGACAAACTGTTTGAAAGACCGTTTAACACTTCTTCTTTGTTGAAAGAAGCTTCGCAAAAATTGAAGTTTTCACCTCAGACCACTATGAGACTTGCACAGGATCTTTTTGAAAAAGGATTTATAACATATCACAGAACAGATTCTCACAGAATTTCTGATCTTGGAATATCGATAGCAAAAAGCTATATATCGGATAATTTCGGAATAGAGTTTTTTAAGCCCAGAAGTTTTGAAAATATCGGAGCTCATGAAGCCATAAGAACGACAGCGTCAATGGATATGAATGATCTGAGAGTTTTTATTCTTCAAAAAGGAATTGAGCTTTCAGACAGACATTTAAAACTGTATGATCTTATATTCAGGAAATTTATCGCTTCACAAATGAAAGAAACAACTGTTTTAAAAGAAACATTTTTAATTGTCACTCAGCAAAAAGAGTTTATAACTCAAATTCTCGAAGACGGTTTCAATCTTGTTTATCCTATTAAAACAGTGAAATTTACTGAAGGTGAAAAGGAAATTGACAAAACGCTTTTAAACAAACCGAAAGTAAAACCTTATACTTATGCAGAAATAATTGAAGAAATGAAAACGAAAGGAATAGGAAGACCTTCTACTTATGCCGTTATAATAGAAAAACTTCTGGAAAGAAAATATATAACAGAAAAAAAAGGTTATATTTTTTCTACCAGACTTGGCTTTAGGGTAATAAAAGAAATTTTTGAAAGCGAATATCAGGAATTTGTAGATGAAAAATTTACTGCTGCGCTTGAAGCATCGATGGATGAAATAGAAAAAGGGGAAAAAAGCTATGAAGAGGAAATTAAGAAGATTTTTTCTTTACTCTTTTAA